From the Endozoicomonas sp. Mp262 genome, the window TGGTAGATCAGGGAAATGAGCGCCTGCCCTGACTGGGTGGTTAAAAATTCTATTTGAAAAAGCCGGTGCCTGAGGATGTGTTGTTGGCTAATGGCGGCCATCAGGGCTGGCATTAATTCACAGATGCGGGTCGAACCTGCGGGAAACTCTGTGACTTCAAATGGTGCTTTAGTCTCTGGGTTGAACATTCTGTAGTAGCTGCGATCATCATCATGCCACACACTAAACTCGGCCCGCATTCGGTAGTGCTTGGGAGCTGAGCTGAACACTTCAAGTTCCGGAATGTCAAAGGAGGAAAACTCTGCCTTAATTAGATGAGACTTATCATCAAGTTGCTGTTCATAGACCTCGGGGTTCACTACTGCTAAAGACATATTGTATTACCGCAATAACCCCATGCCTTATGCCACCAGAATATCCGGGTTAAGGTACGGGGTTATAAAACCATTAAAAAAGGTGGGTATTATGTGCCCTAACCTTTGTTAATTGAAGATGGCAAGTTTAACTACAAACAGGGCGGATAGCACATATAGGGCAGAATTCAGGTCTTTATAACGGCCACTTAACAGCTTAATAAGGGTATAGGAAATAAAGCCGAAAGCGATACCTGTGGTAATAGAGTAGCTTAGGGGCATTGATATGGCTGCGATAACAACAGGGGCTGCTTCGGTAATATCATCCCAGTGGATTTGCACCAGACTGTGGGTCATCAGGACGGTAACAAATATCAGTGCTGGTGCTGTAGCGTAAGCTGGAACAACACCTGCCAGTGGTGAGAAAAACAGACAGGCCAGAAATAACAGGGCAACAACAACGGCAGTAAGGCCGGTGCGGCCGCCAGCAGCAATACCGGCGGTGCTTTCAACATAGCTGGTGGTTGTTGATGTTCCAAGTCCTGCCCCGGCCATGGAAGCAATACTATCTGCCATCAGGGCTTGGCCAAGGCGGGGAAACTGACCATCCTTATCCAGTAAATTTGCTTTTTGGGCAACAGCGATAAGAGTCCCTGAGGTATCGAAGAGATCGACGAAAAGAAAAGAAAAAATAATACTGATCAGCCCGACTTCCATGGCTCCAGCCAAATCCAGCTGCATGAATGTCGGAGCAATGCTGGGTGGCATGGAGATAATACCATTCAGTTCTACGTGGCCTGTGATAATGCTGATCAGGGTAATGGCGAGAATGCCGATCATGACGGAACCGGTGATATTACGGAAGTAAAGGGCAACAATAATAATGAAGCCCAGGGCAGTCATCAGGGCGTTCCAGGAAGACATATCTCCCAGTGTTACCAGGGTGTCGGGGCTATCAATAATAATGCCGGCGTTTTGCAGGGCGGTAAAACCGAGAAATAAACCAATTCCCGCGGCAATCCCACCCCGAAGGGAGAGCGGGATGCTATTGATAATCCATTCCCTGATTTTGAAGACACTGAGCAGAAAGAAGCAAAGCCCTGAGAAGAAGACGGCACCCAGGGCAACCTGCCAGCTGTATCCCATTTGACCCACAACGGTAAAACTGAAGAACGCATTCAGTCCCATTCCTGGCGCGAGAGCGATGGGGTAATTGGCGTACAGTCCCATAATCAGGCAGCCTACCGCTGCCGCAAGGCAAGTGGCAACAAAGACTGCACCCTGATCCATTCCCGTACTGGCCAGCATGCCGGGATTGACGAAAATGATATAAGCCATGGTCAGGAAAGTGGTGATACCGGCCATCACTTCTGTTTTGATGTCAGTATTATGTTCTTTCAATTTGAATAGCTGTTCAATCATTTTGCTATGACCGGAATTTGGAAAAGCTGCTAAATATATATAAAAAATTTTTTTTTTAAAGCTTGTAGATATACATATATAGGTCTACATACCAAACTCATTAGGCGTGGTTTAGGAAGGATGCGTTCCCATTCAGTATGGGAACGAGCTTTTACAGGGGTTTAAGAGGGGGGGAGGGTCAGGACGGCTTTTTAGGCGGCAGCAGCGAGGGAAATATTTTGTAAGGTGCTTACCCTGGCTTCCAGTTCTGCCAGCAAGGCTGCCAGTTGTTGTTTTTCCTTCATTTGAATATCTGTTGTTTTACTGGCCCTTGCCTTTCTGCTTCGCTCGATAGCATCGCGGATACGTTGCTCTTTAGGGTCAAGGGTTATAATTTTTTCAGGTTGAGGTACTTTTGCCTGTTGTTGTACGGACTCAGGTTGTTTCTGTTTGGGTTCTTCCCTTATAAAATTAAGTTCAGCGGCGCTTGAGGTGTCTCCGGCGATGGCGGCATCTGCGGCTGCCTGTATGGCTGCCAGCTGTGCAGTGATGTCGTCTCCCAAATTAATGTCACTCATTTGTACGACGGCATTAGCCTGTGAGCCACTGACGGGTTGCTCTTTTTCCCCTGTGTTTTCTTGCTCTGTGGATTGCTGCAGTTCATTGGCTGTTTCACCCATTTGAGAAAACAGTGATTTGATTGCTGTAGATACAGCCGGTTTTAAACTGCTTTGATTGGCTTCCTTTTTGCTGTTAGTAGTGTCTGTTTTTTTATCGTCCTGGCTGGTGTAGCTGGCGGCAGCCATATCTTCACTGGGATCGTTATCAGACAGTTCGGCAAACAGGGTAGCGAGTTCCTTTTCAATGCTGGATTTACGTTGCCTGGCTTTCTTTTTAGGCTGTATTTTTACCGTACTGGTTTTATAGCCTTTAAGGCTCCTGGCGCCAAAGGTTTCCAGTGCTTCCTGTTCGAGTATAGCCAGCTCACTGCGATCATCGGTGCAATCCCACTCTTCTACAACAAAGTTGTCAGCACCCTGGGTTCTGATTTCCCTATATAGGGGGTAATCCATATTTTGCTCAGCGGCAGAGACCATCTTTTCCCATTGACTTTCCAGGTCATTGCGAGTGCTGCCTACATAAACCTGAGCTGTGACTTTATTTGTGACTGTGAAGATAATCAACACTAATGGACCTTTCTGCAGAGGAAAACAGGCGCGCAATTATACCTCTGGAGACGGGTATGTGTAGGGGGATTCGCTTCAGTATTTATCGAGTTTTTTGCCGTATAATACCGGTTACACTTCTTAACTTTAGTATTCCTGATAGGCATCCAGGTCAAGAGCCATCACAATGGCGTCTTCCCGTTTTTCTTTAGCGGGGTAATAGTCCTTGCGACGGCCTACTTCATTGAATCCTTCATTCAGGTATAGCTGAAATGCCTTCTCGTTAGAGTCCCTTACCTCAAGGAATAGCGTTGAAGCACTTTGAGCGGCGGCTTCCTCTATCAAATGGCGTAACAGGGCTTTGCCTATCCCCTGCCCCTGGTAGCTTTTATCAATAGAAAGGATAAGCAGGTGTGATTCGTCCATGATGGTCATGATAACACCGTGTCCAATTATCTCGCCCTTTTTCAGTGCCACCTTACAACAGTGGCCGGATTTCAGGCTATCCTGGAAATGTTGTGTATTCCAGGGGTAGGGGCCTGCTGATTTTTCCAGTCTGGAAATACAGGGCAGGTCTGCTGTGGTCATGGATCTAAAGGAAAGCATCATGTCATGTCAATGTGGCAGGGGTTATGGGTGGTCAATGGCAAGTTTCAGGTCTTGCCAGGTTTCCGGTTTTAAGCCGGGGATTTTCATCAGTTCATTCAGACTGTGGCTGACAATCATTTTGGGTTGGCCCGGTTGTTGTTCGTGAAACCCTTTCAGCTCTTCAAAAGACCTGTTCGGATCAATAACAAAACGGGCAGCGGCCTGACCAAGCAGTAATACAGTGTGCTGCCGGTTTAAACCAAACTGATTGTTCAAGAAGGCTTTTACTGCATCCGCAGCGGTGCCATCATCCTGATGTATCTGCCCAAGAAGCCCCTGATGGGGAAGTCGGGTCTGCAGGGGCCAGGTGAATTCCTGGGCGGTGTTGTGTACGGGTAGGGTCATTCCCAGCGCTTTTAGCAGGTCTTTCAGTAGCCGATGGTGAAACCGGGTAAATTGGCTCATGCCGGTATAGGGCATCTCTGCAACAACCAGGTTATCCTGGTTTACAGGTATGATCACCAGGCGAAATTTGCTGGAAAGCTGTGCAGGACGACCTTTTCCAACAGTGAGCCGGGTGTTTTTCCCTGAGGTGGGTAATGGCTGATCTGGCCTATTATCCAGTTGTACCTGGCCGAGAATTTTGGCAGCCGTCAAATTCTGACGTTTGGGTACTGCATCCGGGACAGGTTGGCTGGGTAGAGCGGGTGCTTCAGGAATAGCTGAAGTACCCGCAGGTTCAGCTGCCCCAGATTTAGGGAGTGGGTGCTCCAACCAGTCAAATGTGCGCGGAGGCTTGGCATTGGGCACTGGCCTGCGGGGGAACCATGTCTGGATCCCCATTGCATCAAGGTAAGCTTGGCGGGTTTGCTCCCGAGTCCTGGCCTGCATATGGCTTAAACGGTACCTGTTTGAGGGTGGGTTTTTCTGGGCCGGTGATCCAGAAGGTTAAGGGCATTGATATAGGCCTTGGCTGAGGCAATCACAATGTCGGTATCTGCACCGGAACCGTTGACTATTCTACCATCTTTTTCCAGCCTTACACTGACGTCTCCCTGAGAGTCGGTGCCACTGGTAATGGCGTTAACATTATAAAGTGTTAACTGTGCCCTGGAATCAACAATTTTTTCTATGGCCTTGAATACCGCGTCAACGGGGCCATCACCCTCGCTGGTCACTGCCGTTTCCTTACCGTTGATGGATACCACCAATTTAGCTTTCGGAGTCATGCTGGTACTGGAACCGGCCTCCAGCATGACCAGGCTGTATTTTTCTTCCAGTTGCTGGTTTCTAACATCACTGGCAAGTGCCTGGAGGTCATCATCGAAGATTTCCGTTTTTTTATCGGCCAGGGACTTAAAGTGAGCAAAGGCGGTGTTGAGTTCTTCAGCATCCCGGAATGTAATACCCAACTCTTCCATTCGGGTTCTGAAAGCATGACGACCCGAGAGTTTACCCAGTATCAGCCGGTTTGTATTCCAGCCAACATCCTCTGCTTTCATTATTTCATAGGTTTCACGAAATTTGATGATTCCATCCTGATGAATGCCCGACTCATGGGCAAAGGCATTGGCACCAACAATAGCCTTATTGGGCTGGATAGGAAAGCCGGTAACACCGGAGACCAGTTTGGATGTGGGGACTATTTGAAGCGTATTGATATTAGTGGTGAGGTTAAGGCTATCCTTGCGTGTCCGGATGGCCATGACCAGCTCTTCCAGGGAGGCATTACCGGCCCGCTCCCCTAATCCATTAATGGTGCACTCTATCTGTCTGGCACCATTAACCACAGCGGCTAATGAATTAGCCACAGCAAGGCCCAGGTCGTTATGGCAGTGAACGGAAAAAATAGCCTTGTCAGCATTGGGTATTTTCTCCAGCAGCGTTTTGATGGTTTCTCCAAATTGATGGGGTAGGGCATAGCCAACGGTATCTGGAATATTGATGGTGGTTGCCCCGGCATTGATGGCGGCTTCAATAATACGACAAAGAAAGTCTATATCGGAGCGGCCAGCATCTTCGCAGGAAAACTCAACATCATCGATAAGGTTGCGGGCATGGCGAACGGCTAGAGTGGCACGCTCTATGACCTGCTCAGGTGTCATACACAACTTGTGCTGCATGTGGATAGGAGAAGTGGCAATAAATGTATGGATTCGTCCGCTATTGGCCTGCCTGAGCGCCTTTGCTGCCTGGTCTATATCTTGTTCAAGGGCTCTGGAAAGGCTGCAGACAGTACTGTCTTTTATGGTACTGGCAATGGTTTGTATCGCTTCGAAATCCCCTGGGCTGGCCATTGCGAAACCGGCCTCAATAACATCAACTTTTAGTTTTTCCAGTGCTTTGGCGATTCTGAGTTTTTCATCATGAGTCATTGCAGCACCAGGACTTTGTTCACCGTCTCGCAAGGTGGTGTCAAAAATGATGACCTTCTGGTTATCCATGTTTTTCTCTTTTAGTTATATTGTTTGTATTTTTTATTCAGGCTGTAGTTAGAGCGCGATTTTTTCAGGGAAGTAGTCGTAGGAGAGTGGCAATATAAAAGTCAGTGGAAGAGTATTTATTCGACGATGTGATTGAGATTATGGGGGCAGCAGTGGCCGTCTTCCGCTTCATTGGATTTAATATTATGTCTTTTGGTTATAATTAAATTGATACTATATAGCCAGCTCTTTTTACTGGCAAGATGGAGTACAGGCATGCGAATAACTTGGGCTTTTTTTTGGCTGCTAACGGTTTTATTGGCAGGGTGTGCCCTGAGTCCGCAGGAAATTGAAGTCTCACCGAAGCTAACGGTTCCGGCAGCAGCCCGAAATCTTTCAGGCACTGTCCGGGTAAGTGTGATAGATGGGCGGGATAGTAAAACCTTAGGGGCTAGAGGTGGTGTTTATTCTGATACCAACCCAATAATCACGGATCAGGATTTTGAGTTATCTGTACGTGCAGCCGTTGAGCTGGCTCTGAGACAAATGGGGCTGGTGGTTACGGATGCCGCAGAAGTACCCCTGGTTCAGGTCTATATTGATAAGCTGACTTATCAGGTGCCTGATGGTTCTTATGTTACCAGCGTTAACCTTGAAGCTGCCACCAAAATTGTTGTTGAGGCTAATGGGCAGCGTTTTGAGGGTTATTATACCAGTATGCTGGATGAGAAAGTGATGAAAGCACCCTCGGATAGTCATAATACCAAACTGGTTAATAGAACCCTTTCGGATGTATTAGGAAAGGCTTTGGCAGATCCCGGGCTTAGGTCTTTCCTGGAGGGTTTAAGAGATTAGGGAGTGTTTCTGTTGGCTGGGACAGCCAGTATGAAAGAAGTTTTACCCAGGACGGGTGCTCATTAAGACAGGGAATAAGCTCCAGTGATTCTCCTCCTGCCTCTATAAATGTCTGTTTGGCGGCTATACCGATTTCCTCAAGGGTTTCCAGGCAGTCAGAAACAAAAGAGGGGCAAATCACCAGAACTTTTTTTGCGCCCTGCCGGGCCAGTTTTTTAAGGACATCTGTGGTATTAGGTTCCAGCCATTTTGCCCGCCCAAGGCGGGACTGGAAGGCAACGGTGTATTTATCCACAGGAATATCGGCCTGATCCACAAAGCAGGTGGCAGTTCGATAGACCTGATGACGGTAGCAAGTCTTATGAGCCACGGATGTTTTGTTACAACAGTTGTTTTTTTTCAGGCAATGCTGACCGGTGGTGTCATCTTTAAGGATATGCCTGATTGGAACACCGTGGAAGCTGAATACCAGATGGTCATACTCCTGCTCAAGCCAGGAAAAGGATGACTCGATCAATGCCTGAATGTAACGATCATGGTCATAAAATTCCGGATAGATATGAAGGGAAACAGAGAGATTGTTTTTCCTGATAATGTTTTTTGCACGCTTTGAGACAGTCTTTACCGTAGACATTGCGTAGTGTGGGTAAAGGGGGAATAACAACACCTCTTTTATATCTGGCCGACTGGTGAGTTTCAGGATAGCCTCTTCCATATCGGGTTGACCATAGCGCATGGCTAGCTCTATGGGAAAATTCAGCTGTTCCCTGAGTTTTGCGGTGAGCCGTTTGCTATGACATATCAGGGGTGAGCCTTCATCAGTCCATATCGACTGATAGGCCTTGGCAGAGCGGGCAGGCCTGAATGGCAGGACAAATAAACTGACAATAAGACGTCGCAATAGCCATGGCAGGTCAATGACATTCTCATCCATCAAGAACTCGTTGAGGTATTGCCTGACGTCAGGGGCTGTAGGGCTATCGGGAGAACCCAGGTTGACCAGAAGAATGCCGCGGCCTGTCATTTCAGCTCTTTTTCGCTAGGTTTATGGAA encodes:
- a CDS encoding NCS2 family permease, whose amino-acid sequence is MIEQLFKLKEHNTDIKTEVMAGITTFLTMAYIIFVNPGMLASTGMDQGAVFVATCLAAAVGCLIMGLYANYPIALAPGMGLNAFFSFTVVGQMGYSWQVALGAVFFSGLCFFLLSVFKIREWIINSIPLSLRGGIAAGIGLFLGFTALQNAGIIIDSPDTLVTLGDMSSWNALMTALGFIIIVALYFRNITGSVMIGILAITLISIITGHVELNGIISMPPSIAPTFMQLDLAGAMEVGLISIIFSFLFVDLFDTSGTLIAVAQKANLLDKDGQFPRLGQALMADSIASMAGAGLGTSTTTSYVESTAGIAAGGRTGLTAVVVALLFLACLFFSPLAGVVPAYATAPALIFVTVLMTHSLVQIHWDDITEAAPVVIAAISMPLSYSITTGIAFGFISYTLIKLLSGRYKDLNSALYVLSALFVVKLAIFN
- a CDS encoding GIY-YIG nuclease family protein, whose protein sequence is MLIIFTVTNKVTAQVYVGSTRNDLESQWEKMVSAAEQNMDYPLYREIRTQGADNFVVEEWDCTDDRSELAILEQEALETFGARSLKGYKTSTVKIQPKKKARQRKSSIEKELATLFAELSDNDPSEDMAAASYTSQDDKKTDTTNSKKEANQSSLKPAVSTAIKSLFSQMGETANELQQSTEQENTGEKEQPVSGSQANAVVQMSDINLGDDITAQLAAIQAAADAAIAGDTSSAAELNFIREEPKQKQPESVQQQAKVPQPEKIITLDPKEQRIRDAIERSRKARASKTTDIQMKEKQQLAALLAELEARVSTLQNISLAAAA
- the rimI gene encoding ribosomal protein S18-alanine N-acetyltransferase, which translates into the protein MMLSFRSMTTADLPCISRLEKSAGPYPWNTQHFQDSLKSGHCCKVALKKGEIIGHGVIMTIMDESHLLILSIDKSYQGQGIGKALLRHLIEEAAAQSASTLFLEVRDSNEKAFQLYLNEGFNEVGRRKDYYPAKEKREDAIVMALDLDAYQEY
- a CDS encoding 2-isopropylmalate synthase, producing the protein MDNQKVIIFDTTLRDGEQSPGAAMTHDEKLRIAKALEKLKVDVIEAGFAMASPGDFEAIQTIASTIKDSTVCSLSRALEQDIDQAAKALRQANSGRIHTFIATSPIHMQHKLCMTPEQVIERATLAVRHARNLIDDVEFSCEDAGRSDIDFLCRIIEAAINAGATTINIPDTVGYALPHQFGETIKTLLEKIPNADKAIFSVHCHNDLGLAVANSLAAVVNGARQIECTINGLGERAGNASLEELVMAIRTRKDSLNLTTNINTLQIVPTSKLVSGVTGFPIQPNKAIVGANAFAHESGIHQDGIIKFRETYEIMKAEDVGWNTNRLILGKLSGRHAFRTRMEELGITFRDAEELNTAFAHFKSLADKKTEIFDDDLQALASDVRNQQLEEKYSLVMLEAGSSTSMTPKAKLVVSINGKETAVTSEGDGPVDAVFKAIEKIVDSRAQLTLYNVNAITSGTDSQGDVSVRLEKDGRIVNGSGADTDIVIASAKAYINALNLLDHRPRKTHPQTGTV
- a CDS encoding YajG family lipoprotein, whose product is MRITWAFFWLLTVLLAGCALSPQEIEVSPKLTVPAAARNLSGTVRVSVIDGRDSKTLGARGGVYSDTNPIITDQDFELSVRAAVELALRQMGLVVTDAAEVPLVQVYIDKLTYQVPDGSYVTSVNLEAATKIVVEANGQRFEGYYTSMLDEKVMKAPSDSHNTKLVNRTLSDVLGKALADPGLRSFLEGLRD
- the hemH gene encoding ferrochelatase, with the translated sequence MTGRGILLVNLGSPDSPTAPDVRQYLNEFLMDENVIDLPWLLRRLIVSLFVLPFRPARSAKAYQSIWTDEGSPLICHSKRLTAKLREQLNFPIELAMRYGQPDMEEAILKLTSRPDIKEVLLFPLYPHYAMSTVKTVSKRAKNIIRKNNLSVSLHIYPEFYDHDRYIQALIESSFSWLEQEYDHLVFSFHGVPIRHILKDDTTGQHCLKKNNCCNKTSVAHKTCYRHQVYRTATCFVDQADIPVDKYTVAFQSRLGRAKWLEPNTTDVLKKLARQGAKKVLVICPSFVSDCLETLEEIGIAAKQTFIEAGGESLELIPCLNEHPSWVKLLSYWLSQPTETLPNLLNPPGKT